A genomic segment from Clostridia bacterium encodes:
- the mltG gene encoding endolytic transglycosylase MltG, whose protein sequence is MDTRQNLATAEMGTRARRRRTGERAKGNRVKRLVVLLVFLTVLCILPFPLMNYYLKPYAAESRPVEVEIPMGSSPYAVAQILADKKVIRHPKVFYYYTRLKGISPQFKAGTYTLDAAWPMEQIAVALTRGGRGAVVTVTIPEGFDLEQIAARIAAANLVSREEFLQAAAHGEFHYEFLNGVPEGDKRLEGFLFPDTYQFAAGATAEEIIHKMLKRFGEVYHEDYRRRAQELGLSTLEVVTMASLVEKEAKLDEERAMIAGVFYNRLKKNWKLESCATVQYLLDEPKEVLLYEDLEIDSPYNTYKYYGLPPGPIASPGRASLEAALYPAEVDYMFFRANPDGSHVFSRTLAEHNRAGASK, encoded by the coding sequence TTGGATACTCGTCAGAATTTGGCGACGGCGGAAATGGGCACCCGGGCCCGCCGGAGGCGTACCGGGGAGAGAGCCAAGGGGAATAGGGTGAAACGGCTGGTTGTGCTTTTAGTTTTTCTGACGGTTTTATGTATTTTACCATTTCCGCTGATGAACTACTACCTCAAACCTTATGCTGCCGAATCCCGACCGGTGGAAGTGGAAATACCCATGGGCAGCAGTCCTTATGCGGTGGCCCAGATACTGGCTGATAAAAAAGTGATCCGCCATCCCAAAGTCTTTTATTACTATACCAGGTTAAAAGGGATCAGTCCTCAATTTAAGGCAGGAACCTATACTTTGGACGCTGCCTGGCCCATGGAGCAGATTGCTGTAGCTTTAACGCGGGGGGGCCGGGGAGCGGTGGTCACGGTCACCATCCCAGAAGGTTTTGACTTGGAGCAGATTGCGGCCAGGATCGCCGCGGCGAATCTGGTGAGCCGCGAGGAATTCCTTCAGGCGGCAGCCCACGGGGAATTTCACTATGAGTTTTTGAACGGAGTACCCGAGGGTGACAAGCGGCTGGAGGGTTTCTTGTTCCCGGATACGTACCAGTTCGCTGCCGGTGCCACCGCCGAAGAGATTATCCACAAGATGCTGAAGCGCTTCGGCGAGGTTTATCATGAAGATTATCGCCGGCGGGCCCAAGAGCTGGGTTTATCGACGCTGGAAGTGGTGACGATGGCCTCCCTGGTGGAAAAGGAAGCGAAACTGGATGAGGAAAGAGCAATGATTGCCGGGGTCTTTTACAATAGGTTGAAAAAGAACTGGAAATTGGAATCCTGTGCTACAGTACAGTACCTGTTGGATGAGCCGAAGGAAGTGCTTTTGTATGAAGACCTGGAGATTGATTCGCCTTACAATACCTACAAGTACTACGGGCTGCCTCCCGGACCCATTGCCTCTCCCGGCAGGGCGTCCTTAGAAGCGGCTTTATATCCGGCAGAGGTGGATTACATGTTTTTCAGGGCAAATCCTGACGGTTCCCATGTCTTTTCCCGGACCTTGGCAGAGCATAACAGAGCCGGAGCCTCAAAATAA
- a CDS encoding IreB family regulatory phosphoprotein — translation MTKGNLEQTMMFRVNKEDLPEAKEVLMAVYQALQEKGYNPINQLVGYLLSGDPAYITSHNNARNLIRKLERDELLEELLRHYLKIE, via the coding sequence ATGACTAAAGGTAACCTGGAGCAGACGATGATGTTTAGAGTGAACAAGGAAGATCTACCGGAAGCCAAAGAAGTACTCATGGCCGTGTATCAGGCGCTGCAGGAAAAGGGGTACAACCCTATTAACCAGCTTGTGGGATACCTTTTGTCCGGTGATCCCGCTTACATTACCAGTCACAATAACGCCCGTAACCTGATCAGGAAATTGGAGAGAGATGAACTGCTGGAGGAACTATTACGCCATTATTTGAAAATAGAGTAA
- a CDS encoding U32 family peptidase, which produces MTKPEILAPAGNLEKLKIAVIYGADAVYLGGERYSLRAAAGNFSLGEMAEGIRFAHQHGRKVYVTVNILAHNRDLGGLPGYLRELAALKADGVIISDPGLVALARATVPELPIHLSTQANTTNWASARFWQEQGVKRIVLARELSFQEIMEIREKTQVELEAFVHGAMCMAYSGRCLLSSYLTGRSANRGACTHPCRWRYHLVEETRPGQYMPIEEDERGTYILSPRDLCMISHVPALVRAGLDSWKIEGRMKSIHYLATVVKTYREALDLFWENPDSYSFREDWLLELQKVSDRGFTTGFYFGPPHGDRETPAGRVPLPVQFVGLVLEHPYPDLALVEQRNRFAVGDTLEVLSPQGAPFTFRLEKLYDESGAPLDAAPHAQQKVYLEVPERITPYSILRRRVEGD; this is translated from the coding sequence ATGACCAAGCCTGAAATCCTTGCCCCGGCAGGGAACTTGGAAAAACTGAAAATCGCCGTTATATATGGTGCTGACGCCGTTTATTTAGGAGGAGAGCGGTACAGCCTAAGAGCCGCTGCGGGAAACTTTTCCTTAGGGGAAATGGCTGAGGGAATCCGGTTTGCGCACCAGCACGGCAGGAAAGTTTATGTGACCGTGAACATCCTGGCCCACAACCGGGACCTGGGAGGATTACCCGGTTATTTAAGAGAACTGGCGGCCCTTAAAGCAGATGGGGTAATTATATCTGATCCCGGCCTGGTGGCATTAGCCAGGGCAACGGTGCCCGAGCTTCCGATTCATTTGAGTACCCAGGCCAATACCACCAATTGGGCCAGTGCCCGCTTTTGGCAGGAGCAGGGGGTTAAGAGGATCGTCCTGGCGCGGGAACTGTCTTTCCAAGAGATAATGGAGATAAGAGAAAAGACCCAGGTGGAGCTGGAAGCTTTTGTGCACGGTGCCATGTGCATGGCTTATTCCGGCCGGTGCTTGTTGAGCAGCTACCTGACCGGGCGCAGTGCCAACAGGGGTGCTTGTACCCATCCTTGCCGCTGGCGCTATCATTTGGTAGAAGAGACTCGTCCCGGGCAGTACATGCCCATCGAGGAGGATGAGCGAGGCACTTATATTCTCAGCCCCAGGGATTTGTGTATGATTTCCCACGTTCCCGCGCTGGTGAGGGCCGGGTTAGACAGTTGGAAAATAGAAGGCCGGATGAAAAGCATTCATTACCTGGCGACTGTGGTTAAAACCTACCGGGAGGCCCTGGACCTTTTTTGGGAAAACCCGGACAGTTACAGTTTCCGGGAAGATTGGCTGTTGGAGCTGCAGAAAGTCTCGGACCGGGGTTTTACGACGGGGTTTTATTTTGGTCCTCCCCATGGTGACCGGGAAACGCCTGCCGGGCGTGTTCCGCTGCCGGTGCAATTCGTGGGGCTGGTCCTGGAACACCCGTATCCCGATTTGGCCCTGGTGGAACAGAGAAACCGTTTTGCCGTGGGTGACACCTTGGAAGTACTTTCACCTCAGGGGGCCCCATTTACCTTTCGCTTGGAAAAGCTATATGATGAATCCGGAGCTCCCCTGGATGCGGCACCCCATGCCCAGCAAAAAGTATATCTGGAAGTACCGGAAAGGATCACGCCATACTCCATCCTCCGCCGCCGGGTTGAGGGTGATTAG
- a CDS encoding DUF1292 domain-containing protein, translated as MTETHDNIIELVDEEGNVFSFTLIEAFEVEGKRYAVLIPNDEDTGEALVLKIEVDENGEECLYEITDDEEWDTVMQVWEALMDE; from the coding sequence ATGACTGAAACACATGATAACATTATTGAACTGGTGGATGAGGAAGGGAATGTCTTCAGCTTTACGTTGATTGAAGCCTTTGAAGTGGAAGGAAAAAGATATGCGGTCTTGATCCCCAATGATGAGGATACCGGTGAGGCATTAGTGCTGAAAATAGAAGTTGATGAGAACGGGGAAGAATGCCTCTATGAAATCACCGATGACGAGGAATGGGACACCGTAATGCAAGTTTGGGAAGCTTTGATGGACGAGTAG
- the ruvX gene encoding Holliday junction resolvase RuvX, with amino-acid sequence MRIMGLDIGDKTIGVAVSDPLGLTAQGVTVIKRSGPEEDLRRLAQLIEEYEVELVVLGLPKNMNGTLGPQGEKVLAFRDILEKELQIPTVLQDERWSTIEAERLLLHADVSRAKRKKVIDKMAAGVILQSYLDSRYHSRHNQD; translated from the coding sequence ATGAGAATTATGGGACTTGACATCGGAGATAAAACCATCGGAGTGGCCGTGAGCGATCCTTTAGGGTTGACGGCCCAGGGAGTTACCGTCATTAAACGGTCTGGCCCGGAGGAAGATTTGCGCCGGTTGGCCCAACTGATCGAAGAGTATGAAGTGGAACTGGTCGTCCTGGGATTGCCGAAAAACATGAACGGCACTCTTGGGCCACAAGGGGAAAAGGTACTGGCTTTCCGGGACATACTGGAAAAAGAGTTACAGATTCCGACGGTATTACAAGACGAAAGATGGTCAACAATAGAAGCAGAGCGCCTTTTGCTTCATGCAGACGTTAGTCGTGCCAAGCGGAAAAAAGTCATCGACAAGATGGCCGCCGGTGTCATTTTGCAAAGCTATTTGGACAGTCGTTACCATAGCCGTCACAACCAGGATTAG